Proteins from a single region of Chengkuizengella sediminis:
- the ruvA gene encoding Holliday junction branch migration protein RuvA produces MLDFLRGNVAHMETDYIVLDVNGVGYRVFCSNPYVFQDDKEVQVFIHQHVREDAILLYGFKTREEQTLFRRLIDVSGIGPRVAVGILSGATPQNIISSIQQENITFLTKLPGIGKKTAQRVILDLKDKLDHIVSDVSPLDLNAAVSLDQSEVSMPAPWMEAKDALIGLGYSEREVDQVWEVLRTKLDQNDTVETMMKKALQSLFEG; encoded by the coding sequence ATGTTGGATTTTTTAAGAGGAAACGTTGCACATATGGAAACGGATTACATTGTGTTGGATGTGAACGGTGTTGGATATAGGGTTTTTTGTTCAAATCCATATGTTTTCCAAGATGATAAAGAGGTTCAGGTTTTTATTCATCAGCATGTTAGGGAAGATGCTATTTTACTATATGGTTTTAAAACAAGAGAGGAACAAACTTTATTTCGAAGATTGATTGATGTTTCAGGAATAGGACCACGGGTTGCCGTAGGTATTCTTTCAGGAGCTACTCCTCAAAACATTATTAGCTCAATACAGCAGGAAAACATTACTTTTTTAACCAAACTTCCTGGTATAGGTAAGAAAACTGCACAAAGGGTTATTCTCGATTTGAAGGATAAATTAGACCACATTGTGTCCGATGTTTCACCACTTGACTTGAATGCGGCAGTTTCGTTGGATCAAAGTGAGGTCTCGATGCCTGCTCCATGGATGGAAGCAAAAGATGCATTAATTGGTTTAGGTTATTCAGAAAGAGAAGTGGATCAAGTTTGGGAAGTTTTACGAACTAAATTGGATCAAAATGATACGGTAGAAACGATGATGAAAAAGGCTTTACAATCCTTGTTTGAGGGTTAA
- a CDS encoding DUF421 domain-containing protein: protein MDIWGMIIRTILIYVVVVIVMRIMGKREIGKLSVIDLVVSIMIAEIAVIVIEDTNRPMLEGILPMIILLMIQIATAFISLKNEKLRQWLDGVPSIIIKNGKLNRKEMKKQRYNLDDLLLQLRHKNIKDMRDVEFAILETNGNLSVIEKENKLDSPPNHAVNFRYEGLPIPLIMDGKVQDDHLEKINKTRFWLKNKLQEHGVFDFKEVFFCSINHRDELFIDRKGKNE, encoded by the coding sequence ATGGATATTTGGGGGATGATAATAAGAACGATTTTAATTTATGTAGTCGTAGTTATCGTCATGAGAATCATGGGAAAGAGGGAAATTGGGAAATTATCAGTCATTGACTTAGTGGTTTCCATCATGATTGCTGAAATAGCTGTCATTGTCATCGAAGATACAAATAGACCCATGTTAGAAGGCATCTTACCTATGATTATTTTATTGATGATTCAAATAGCAACAGCTTTCATTAGTTTGAAAAATGAAAAATTAAGACAATGGTTAGATGGAGTTCCCAGTATTATTATAAAAAATGGAAAATTAAATCGGAAAGAGATGAAAAAACAAAGATATAATCTAGATGATTTATTATTACAATTACGCCACAAAAACATAAAGGATATGCGCGATGTTGAGTTTGCAATATTAGAAACAAATGGAAATTTGAGTGTGATAGAAAAGGAAAATAAACTCGACTCTCCCCCAAATCATGCAGTGAATTTTAGATACGAAGGGTTGCCAATTCCTTTAATTATGGATGGAAAGGTGCAGGATGATCATCTCGAAAAAATAAACAAAACAAGATTTTGGCTTAAAAATAAACTACAAGAGCATGGGGTATTTGATTTTAAAGAGGTCTTCTTTTGCAGTATTAACCATCGCGATGAACTGTTTATTGATCGAAAGGGAAAAAATGAATAA
- the queA gene encoding tRNA preQ1(34) S-adenosylmethionine ribosyltransferase-isomerase QueA, whose translation MNVNLYNFDLPEYLIAQTPLENRTKSRLLTLDKTSGDVKHKQFEDFIHFLQPEDTLVLNNTKVIPARLFGIKKHTGAKAEVLLLKNLANDRWEALVKPAKRLKKGSVIEFGTLDNPLLTAEVEEESEMGQRVLKFSYDGIFPELLDQLGHMPLPPYIKEQLEDKDRYQTVFAKEEGSAAAPTAGLHFTESYLNKIKDKGVKITYVTLHVGLGTFRPVSVEDIHDHKMHSEYYEISEECANTLNESVKSGGRIIGVGTTVVRTLETAANHQKIGEFQACNGWTDIFIYPGYELKLVNALLTNFHLPKSTLLMLISAFAGREKVLQAYQEAIQKEYRFFSFGDAMFIY comes from the coding sequence ATGAATGTAAATTTATATAATTTTGATTTACCAGAATACTTAATTGCTCAGACACCACTAGAGAACCGAACTAAATCTAGATTATTAACATTAGACAAAACATCGGGGGATGTAAAACACAAGCAGTTTGAAGATTTCATTCATTTTTTGCAGCCCGAAGATACGCTTGTGCTGAACAATACAAAGGTGATTCCTGCAAGGCTCTTTGGAATTAAAAAACATACGGGTGCAAAAGCAGAAGTTTTATTGTTAAAAAATTTAGCAAATGATCGTTGGGAAGCATTAGTTAAACCAGCAAAAAGGTTGAAAAAGGGATCGGTAATTGAGTTTGGTACATTGGATAACCCTCTTTTAACTGCTGAAGTTGAAGAAGAAAGTGAAATGGGTCAGAGAGTTTTAAAATTTTCATATGATGGCATTTTTCCAGAACTCTTAGATCAATTAGGTCATATGCCTTTACCTCCGTATATAAAGGAGCAATTAGAAGATAAAGATCGTTATCAGACGGTGTTTGCCAAAGAAGAAGGTTCAGCAGCAGCCCCAACAGCAGGTTTGCATTTTACTGAATCCTATTTAAACAAAATTAAAGATAAAGGTGTTAAGATTACTTATGTTACACTACATGTTGGTCTTGGCACTTTTAGGCCAGTTTCTGTAGAGGATATTCATGATCATAAAATGCATTCTGAGTATTATGAAATTAGTGAAGAATGTGCCAATACTTTAAATGAGTCTGTTAAAAGCGGAGGAAGGATTATTGGTGTTGGAACCACTGTGGTTAGAACGTTAGAAACTGCAGCAAATCATCAAAAAATTGGCGAATTCCAAGCATGTAATGGCTGGACAGATATCTTTATATACCCTGGTTATGAGTTGAAGTTGGTTAATGCATTGTTGACTAACTTTCATTTGCCTAAATCTACTTTGCTGATGTTAATCAGTGCATTTGCTGGAAGAGAAAAAGTGTTACAAGCATATCAAGAGGCTATCCAAAAAGAGTACCGTTTTTTTAGTTTTGGAGATGCCATGTTTATTTATTAA
- the ruvC gene encoding crossover junction endodeoxyribonuclease RuvC yields MRILGIDPGYAIVGFGFVDKVGNKLVPVQYGCIQTKAHTDPAIRLMDIYDSLIQLIDKYKPDAAAIEQLYFNRNVTTAIAVGQARGVLMLACKQKGLEIGEYTPLQIKQATVGYGKAEKKQVQEMVKMFLSLSEVPKPDDVADALAIAICHAHTSTLQNKLKNNISRRGM; encoded by the coding sequence TTGCGAATATTAGGAATTGATCCGGGTTATGCCATTGTAGGATTTGGTTTTGTGGATAAAGTTGGAAACAAGCTGGTACCAGTTCAATATGGGTGCATACAAACGAAAGCCCACACCGATCCAGCAATTCGCTTAATGGATATTTATGATTCATTAATTCAATTAATTGATAAATATAAACCAGATGCAGCTGCAATTGAGCAATTATATTTTAATCGAAATGTAACCACTGCAATAGCTGTAGGGCAAGCTCGTGGTGTTTTAATGTTAGCTTGTAAACAAAAAGGGCTGGAAATCGGAGAGTATACACCGCTGCAGATCAAACAAGCCACCGTTGGTTACGGAAAGGCAGAAAAAAAACAAGTTCAAGAAATGGTGAAAATGTTTTTGAGTTTATCAGAAGTACCTAAACCAGATGATGTTGCTGATGCATTAGCTATTGCAATATGTCACGCTCATACATCCACTCTGCAAAATAAATTAAAAAATAATATATCTAGAAGAGGAATGTAA
- a CDS encoding TIGR04086 family membrane protein, which translates to MNKATQMRSFSPMLSGIFYAFVALAILTLITSIILKFSSMREGSLDTYVYFIHGLSLFIGGFISGRGKGTRGWYYGGLLGVIYSILILMISFLGFDSLILTTKSMIFLLLSFLLGAVGGIFGVNFRK; encoded by the coding sequence TTGAATAAAGCAACACAAATGAGATCATTTTCCCCTATGCTTTCTGGTATTTTTTATGCATTTGTGGCACTGGCAATTTTAACATTGATCACATCCATTATTCTTAAATTCAGCAGTATGAGGGAAGGTTCACTAGATACATATGTATATTTCATTCATGGTTTATCTCTGTTTATAGGTGGTTTTATTTCTGGAAGAGGAAAAGGGACTCGAGGTTGGTATTATGGTGGTTTATTAGGGGTCATCTATAGTATATTAATCTTGATGATCAGTTTTTTAGGATTTGACTCTTTAATACTAACTACAAAATCTATGATCTTCTTATTATTGTCTTTCTTATTAGGAGCAGTTGGTGGAATTTTTGGAGTCAATTTCAGAAAATAA
- a CDS encoding SpoIID/LytB domain-containing protein — MSLIQTQKGMKLGLVFVMLFSMIFFQFSGKTYAAKSLEDIRVALMIQSLHTQSNVTLFASGGLEVGVKQSSGIDKWISEDVSKKIKVSIDQYMLKIIETSDFNQASSLSEKVEDGSGFIFKVNREGKTLYQVYAGTYASISEAKNIRSTLEKSLNLSNIVITGPNYLNAASYDHKKDAEKLISDLTGKGIDAYLVYQENNNGDLIYSVWVGEAIDQNDLGEIKNEVEGLFSELELKSIEVDSPYIVVRNGLSSNDKGSTIPHYFFNANEQKLWITSDSSDIQIEEKYNRTYRGSIEITQYKDRLAVINELPFEQYLYSVVSTEMGADWPTEALKAQAIAARTYALQLGMKYGIAHISDTTFDQAYKGSNVENAHVTNAVKDTEEMVLKDSNGDLIIPFYYSNAGGLTASPSEIWDSPINYVESVPSPDDIAEEGLLLWDHVVLSNGTIGYIRTDFTSNTSKTNAAGFPIVNVTDNQINVRQAPFVNNDINAPIAKVSVGDQLILLDQVIESNSFRWITKPYSAAELLKSINQTSNNVITGELETLEITDRGPSGRVLEIEANGTVVDVSYPDRYRTALNSIRSTRFEIDQTNNYTVLGADGHTSEFPDSDESLHVIDSGSTSEKADTDFIVLNGENHIRVLTEEPQFRMIGYGFGHGLGMSQWGARQLAEFVEYDYQEILKYYYKDVNIEKVD, encoded by the coding sequence ATGTCACTTATTCAAACGCAAAAGGGAATGAAGTTAGGACTAGTTTTTGTTATGCTTTTTTCAATGATATTTTTTCAATTTTCAGGCAAAACGTATGCCGCTAAAAGTTTAGAAGATATTCGTGTAGCATTGATGATACAATCTTTACATACTCAATCTAATGTCACTTTATTTGCAAGTGGCGGTTTAGAAGTAGGGGTTAAACAATCGTCTGGTATAGATAAATGGATTTCAGAGGATGTTTCAAAAAAAATAAAAGTAAGTATTGATCAGTATATGCTTAAAATAATAGAAACTAGTGATTTTAATCAGGCGAGCTCTTTAAGTGAAAAAGTAGAAGATGGATCAGGATTCATTTTTAAAGTAAATAGGGAAGGAAAAACCTTATATCAAGTGTATGCAGGAACTTATGCTAGTATAAGTGAAGCAAAAAATATCAGGTCTACCCTTGAAAAATCTTTAAATCTATCAAATATTGTAATTACTGGGCCAAACTATTTGAATGCAGCTTCATACGATCATAAAAAAGATGCAGAAAAGCTAATTTCTGACTTAACTGGAAAAGGAATCGACGCCTATTTAGTATATCAAGAGAATAATAATGGTGACTTAATTTATTCTGTTTGGGTAGGAGAAGCAATAGATCAAAATGATTTAGGCGAAATAAAAAATGAGGTCGAGGGTTTATTTTCTGAATTGGAATTAAAATCGATAGAAGTTGATTCCCCCTATATAGTCGTTAGAAATGGATTATCTTCGAATGACAAAGGGTCAACGATCCCACATTATTTCTTTAATGCAAATGAACAAAAACTATGGATTACATCTGATTCATCAGATATTCAAATTGAAGAGAAGTATAATCGGACATATAGAGGTAGCATAGAGATAACGCAATATAAGGATCGTTTAGCCGTTATTAATGAACTTCCTTTTGAACAATATTTATATAGTGTTGTGAGTACGGAAATGGGTGCAGACTGGCCAACCGAAGCTTTAAAAGCGCAGGCTATTGCAGCGAGAACATATGCACTTCAACTAGGAATGAAATATGGTATTGCACATATTTCGGATACTACATTTGATCAAGCTTATAAAGGATCTAATGTGGAAAATGCCCATGTAACAAATGCAGTGAAAGATACAGAAGAAATGGTTTTGAAAGATTCAAATGGAGATTTGATCATCCCCTTTTATTATTCTAATGCGGGTGGCTTAACAGCTTCTCCTTCAGAAATATGGGATTCTCCGATTAATTATGTGGAGAGTGTACCTAGTCCTGATGATATTGCTGAGGAAGGTCTTCTCTTGTGGGATCATGTTGTCTTATCTAACGGAACGATTGGATATATACGTACGGATTTCACATCTAATACGAGTAAAACAAATGCAGCGGGTTTTCCAATTGTGAATGTCACGGATAATCAAATTAATGTAAGACAGGCTCCTTTTGTAAATAACGATATCAATGCCCCTATTGCAAAAGTGAGTGTAGGAGATCAATTAATTTTACTTGATCAAGTGATAGAGTCCAATTCATTTCGATGGATAACAAAACCTTATTCTGCTGCTGAATTACTTAAAAGTATTAACCAAACTTCAAATAATGTAATCACTGGGGAATTAGAAACTTTGGAAATTACAGATCGAGGACCTTCAGGGAGAGTTCTTGAAATAGAAGCAAATGGAACAGTCGTAGATGTAAGTTATCCAGATCGTTATCGAACTGCTTTAAACAGTATTAGAAGTACTAGATTTGAAATTGATCAAACGAACAATTATACTGTATTAGGTGCGGATGGGCATACATCAGAGTTTCCTGATTCCGATGAAAGTTTACATGTGATAGATTCAGGATCAACTTCTGAAAAAGCTGATACAGATTTCATTGTACTAAATGGGGAAAATCATATCCGTGTACTTACTGAAGAACCTCAGTTTCGTATGATTGGTTACGGATTTGGTCATGGTTTAGGTATGTCTCAATGGGGGGCGAGACAGCTTGCTGAATTTGTAGAGTATGATTACCAAGAAATTCTGAAATACTACTATAAGGATGTTAACATCGAAAAGGTTGATTAA
- the tgt gene encoding tRNA guanosine(34) transglycosylase Tgt, protein MPLKYELIKTCKQSGARLGKIHTPHGTIDTPIFMPVGTLATVKTMSPEELKQMEAQIILSNTYHLFLRPGHEIVKEAGGLHTFMNWDRPILTDSGGFQVFSLSEMRKITEEGVEFRSHLNGDKLFISPEKSIEIQNALGADIIMAFDECPPYPADYEYVKKSLERTTRWAERCIQAHQRKEDQALFGIVQGGMYEDLRKQSAEQLTSFDFLGYAIGGLSVGEPKHLMYEALEYTVPHLPTQKPRYLMGVGSPDALLEGTIRGMDMFDCVLPTRIARNGTTMTSEGRLVIRNAKFEKDFGPLDPNCSCYTCTHYSRAYIRHLLKANEIFGIRLTTYHNLHFLIELMKNVRQAISEDRLLDFKEEFFDQYGLHNNDKGF, encoded by the coding sequence ATGCCACTAAAATATGAACTAATAAAAACGTGTAAACAGTCTGGTGCACGGTTAGGTAAAATCCATACTCCGCATGGAACAATTGATACACCTATTTTTATGCCTGTTGGCACACTAGCGACAGTAAAAACGATGAGCCCTGAGGAATTGAAACAAATGGAGGCTCAGATTATTTTAAGCAATACGTATCATTTATTTTTAAGACCAGGTCACGAAATTGTGAAAGAAGCTGGTGGGTTACATACTTTTATGAATTGGGATCGCCCCATTTTAACAGATAGCGGTGGATTTCAAGTTTTTAGTTTAAGTGAAATGAGAAAAATCACTGAGGAAGGTGTGGAGTTTCGTTCTCATCTTAACGGTGATAAATTGTTTATCTCTCCTGAGAAGTCGATTGAAATTCAAAATGCGCTTGGAGCAGACATTATCATGGCATTTGATGAATGCCCACCTTATCCAGCAGATTATGAATATGTAAAAAAATCCTTAGAACGGACCACCAGATGGGCAGAACGTTGCATTCAAGCTCATCAAAGAAAAGAGGATCAAGCTTTATTTGGTATCGTACAAGGTGGTATGTATGAAGACCTAAGAAAACAAAGTGCAGAACAGTTGACTTCTTTTGATTTTCTAGGTTATGCTATTGGTGGACTAAGTGTTGGTGAACCAAAACATTTGATGTATGAGGCATTGGAATATACAGTTCCACATCTTCCAACTCAAAAACCTCGTTACTTAATGGGAGTGGGTTCTCCAGATGCTTTATTAGAAGGGACAATTCGTGGGATGGACATGTTTGACTGTGTGTTACCTACAAGAATTGCTCGAAATGGTACTACGATGACTAGTGAAGGCCGATTAGTTATACGTAATGCCAAGTTTGAAAAAGACTTTGGACCACTCGATCCAAATTGTTCTTGTTACACTTGCACTCATTATTCACGTGCATACATACGTCATTTGCTAAAAGCAAATGAAATCTTTGGAATTCGTTTGACAACTTATCATAATCTACACTTTTTAATTGAATTGATGAAAAATGTCAGACAAGCAATATCTGAGGATCGGTTGTTGGATTTCAAAGAGGAATTTTTTGATCAGTATGGCCTACATAATAATGATAAAGGATTTTGA
- a CDS encoding MgtC/SapB family protein, which translates to MMEIWLKLGLASAMGFMIGIEREIRRKPLGLKTCFVLAVSSCLLTIVSIESAYQFDKPDRIMMDPMRLAAQIVTGVGFIGAGVILRRSNDVISGLTTAAMLWGASGLGIAVGAGFYIESLIGVAFILFGVEIIPLLLKWIGPKTLRLKEKKLKIFLDNNENMTEIIKEIKSKKINIKNVIVKDLKEGKYLMDLRIMVDEKHYITDVYYDIHSIQGVLNVEIEG; encoded by the coding sequence ATGATGGAAATTTGGTTGAAGCTTGGACTAGCATCCGCAATGGGGTTTATGATCGGGATTGAACGTGAGATTAGAAGAAAGCCACTTGGACTAAAAACATGTTTTGTTTTAGCAGTAAGCAGTTGTTTGTTAACGATTGTTTCCATTGAATCTGCATATCAGTTTGATAAACCAGATCGAATTATGATGGACCCGATGCGTTTAGCAGCGCAAATTGTTACGGGAGTCGGGTTTATTGGTGCGGGTGTTATTTTACGAAGAAGTAATGATGTGATAAGTGGATTAACAACAGCTGCGATGTTATGGGGCGCATCTGGCTTAGGTATTGCCGTAGGTGCTGGGTTTTATATAGAAAGTCTAATAGGTGTTGCATTTATTTTATTTGGTGTTGAAATTATTCCCCTTCTTTTAAAATGGATCGGTCCTAAAACGCTTAGACTCAAAGAAAAAAAGTTGAAGATTTTCCTTGATAACAATGAAAACATGACAGAAATCATAAAAGAAATCAAATCAAAAAAAATAAATATAAAAAACGTGATAGTGAAGGATTTAAAGGAAGGGAAATATCTTATGGATCTTCGCATTATGGTGGATGAAAAACATTATATAACAGATGTATATTATGATATTCATAGTATTCAAGGGGTCTTGAATGTTGAAATAGAAGGATAG
- the ruvB gene encoding Holliday junction branch migration DNA helicase RuvB: protein MDDDRIISANLMMEDQEAELSLRPRFLAEYIGQENIKENLKIYIEAAKLRKEALDHVLLYGPPGLGKTTLSNIIANELGVNIRVTSGPAIDRPGDLAAILTNLQEGDVLFIDEIHRLNRQVEEVLYPAMEDFALDIIIGKGPSARSVRLDLTPFTLIGATTRAGLLSSPLRDRFGVLSRLEFYNVDELSFIVTRASEILEVAIIGEAATEIAMRSRGTPRIANRLLKRVRDFAQIKGDGIITLDIAKTALKNIQVDDLGLDHIDHKILNTIIKNFAGGPVGLETIAATIGEEGQTIDDVYEPYLLQIGFLQRTPRGRVVTPLAYKHLGITMPGEQ, encoded by the coding sequence ATGGATGATGATCGTATTATATCAGCTAATTTAATGATGGAGGATCAAGAAGCGGAATTAAGTTTAAGACCTCGATTTTTGGCTGAATATATTGGACAAGAAAATATTAAAGAAAATCTGAAAATATACATTGAAGCTGCAAAATTACGTAAAGAGGCACTAGATCATGTACTATTGTACGGACCTCCTGGATTAGGAAAAACGACGCTCTCTAACATTATTGCAAATGAACTAGGAGTTAATATTCGTGTAACTTCTGGTCCTGCCATTGATCGACCTGGTGATCTAGCCGCGATCCTAACGAACCTACAAGAAGGCGATGTTCTTTTTATTGATGAGATCCACCGTTTAAATCGACAAGTGGAAGAAGTATTATACCCTGCAATGGAAGACTTTGCATTGGATATTATTATAGGTAAAGGCCCTAGTGCACGTTCAGTTCGCTTGGATCTAACGCCATTTACACTAATCGGAGCGACAACGAGAGCAGGATTGTTGTCCTCGCCATTACGAGATAGATTTGGTGTTTTGAGCCGTTTAGAGTTTTATAATGTAGACGAATTGAGTTTTATTGTCACGAGAGCCTCTGAAATTTTAGAGGTAGCCATTATTGGAGAAGCAGCTACAGAAATTGCAATGCGCTCAAGAGGTACGCCTCGTATTGCGAATCGCCTTTTAAAAAGAGTCCGTGATTTTGCTCAAATAAAAGGTGATGGAATTATTACTTTAGATATTGCTAAAACAGCTCTGAAAAACATTCAGGTAGATGATTTAGGTTTGGATCATATTGATCACAAAATATTAAACACCATCATTAAAAACTTTGCTGGCGGTCCAGTTGGATTAGAAACGATAGCTGCAACCATTGGAGAAGAAGGTCAAACGATAGATGACGTTTATGAACCTTATTTATTACAAATCGGCTTTTTGCAGCGGACACCTCGGGGAAGAGTCGTTACTCCACTTGCATACAAACATTTAGGAATTACGATGCCAGGAGAACAATAG
- the yajC gene encoding preprotein translocase subunit YajC yields the protein MLLAEAGTQASGGNIFYTFVFPLVLMFAVFYFLLIRPQQKKQKARNLMLGDLKKGDKVITIGGLHGSIFEITDDKVVLQINDATKMTFDRSAVNGVKTD from the coding sequence ATGTTATTAGCAGAAGCAGGAACGCAAGCATCAGGAGGGAATATTTTTTATACATTTGTATTTCCATTAGTATTAATGTTCGCAGTATTTTATTTCTTGTTAATCAGACCACAGCAAAAAAAGCAAAAAGCTCGTAACTTAATGTTAGGAGATTTGAAAAAAGGCGATAAGGTCATTACAATCGGTGGACTTCACGGTTCAATTTTTGAGATTACAGATGATAAGGTAGTTCTTCAAATCAATGATGCTACAAAAATGACATTTGATCGTTCAGCAGTAAATGGTGTGAAAACGGATTAA
- a CDS encoding phosphatase PAP2 family protein, whose product MLTIESMTEVYIYIFLTLVVLFVYLYPKNPLAPAFISLKQFFTSWKMILHFVAIAFILFLNKIELTIEEKMNLNYDFTSLFYGWEGNIIYTIQNFFHNDILTNVVVYFYVVVFTTLIFASFLVYLNEKDNKLFYTFCYAIMLNYGIAIPFYLFFPINEVWAHEPAGVQFLMLDVFPTFETEYRALSGLNNCFPSLHTSISVTLSLIALKSNNIRWKRIVLISAGIIIFSIFYLGIHWITDMIGGVLLALFASYTAQRIADGRFRFGKSKAGQDAQNNRSNETIEQ is encoded by the coding sequence ATGTTGACTATTGAGTCGATGACCGAAGTTTATATTTATATCTTTTTAACCCTTGTAGTACTATTCGTATATTTATATCCCAAAAACCCCTTAGCTCCTGCTTTCATATCATTAAAACAATTTTTTACTTCTTGGAAAATGATATTACACTTTGTTGCTATAGCTTTTATATTGTTTTTAAATAAAATAGAATTGACTATCGAAGAAAAAATGAATTTAAATTATGATTTCACTTCTCTGTTTTATGGATGGGAAGGAAATATTATATATACAATTCAGAACTTCTTTCACAATGATATACTTACTAACGTCGTTGTTTATTTTTATGTGGTGGTTTTCACTACATTAATTTTCGCTTCTTTTTTAGTTTATTTAAATGAAAAAGATAATAAACTTTTTTATACATTTTGTTATGCTATCATGCTTAACTACGGAATAGCGATCCCATTTTATTTATTTTTTCCTATTAATGAAGTTTGGGCACATGAACCTGCCGGGGTACAATTTTTGATGCTTGATGTTTTTCCAACGTTTGAAACTGAATATAGAGCTCTTTCCGGATTAAATAATTGTTTCCCAAGTTTGCATACTTCCATTTCCGTCACTCTTTCTTTAATTGCGTTAAAATCAAACAATATTAGATGGAAGAGAATTGTTCTAATCAGCGCAGGTATTATTATATTCTCCATATTTTATTTAGGTATTCATTGGATAACGGATATGATTGGTGGCGTATTACTTGCATTATTTGCATCTTATACTGCACAACGTATCGCTGATGGAAGATTTAGATTTGGAAAAAGTAAAGCTGGGCAAGATGCTCAAAACAACCGCTCAAATGAAACAATTGAACAATAA